The following nucleotide sequence is from Streptomyces xiamenensis.
CTTCCCGCCCGAGTTCCTCAACCGGATCGACGAGACGATCATCTTCCACCGGCTGTCGGACGCCGACCTGGAGCGGGTGGTGGACCTGCTGCTGGAGCGCAGCCGGCGCCGGGTGCGGGCCCAGGGCATGCGCCTGGAGGTCACCCCGGCCGCCAAGCGGCTGCTGGCGGAGCGCGGGCACCAGCCGGAGTACGGGGCCAGGCCGCTGCGCCGCACCATCCAGACGGAGCTGGACAACCGGATCGCCACGCTGCTGCTGAGCGACCGGGTCGAGCGCGGCGACACCATCACGGCGGACGCGCAGGGGGACCACCTGGTGGTGACGGTGACCCCGGTGGCGGACGAGGAGGCCGAGGAGCGGGCCGAGGGCGAGGGCATGCCGCCGCCCATGAGCTGAACCCGGGAGCGGGTCCGGTGGTCCGCCAACGCGCGGGGCGCCGGCCCGGGGCGGGGTGCGCCATACGGGGACGACATCTGTTCGGCCAGCCCGGGACTCTGCTCAACGCACCATGATGAACCTAGCTTGATCCTCATGACGGATTACAGACTCAGCCGCCGTCGCATCCTGACCATCGGCGGCCTGGGAGCCGCCGGGTTTGTGCTGGCCGGCCACTGCCCCGCGAGCGCCGCCACCGGCGCCGCCACCCCCGTCCACCCCACCGCGAGCGCCACCGGCGACACCACCGCCGGCTCCTGGTACGAGCTGACCACCCACCGCTCGGACGGCCCGTACACGCTGACCGCCGCCCAGAACCGGCAGGACATCACGGACGGCAAGCAAGGCGTGCCGCTGGCCCTCGACCTGACGGTGCGGGACAGCGGCGGCAGCGGGGCCGCCCTGCCCGGCACGGCCGTCGAGGTCTGGCACTGCGACGCCTGGGGGTACTACTCGGGTTACACCGACGCCAACCCGGGCGGCGAGGTTCGCGCCGAACGCGAGGACCGCAGCGGCGCCGACCCGGACTCCTTCCTGCGCGGCTACCAGGTCACCGACCGGGAGGGCCGGGTCGCCTTCCGCACCATCGTGCCGGGCTGGTACGCCCCGCGCGCCCCGCACATCCACGTCCGGGTGCACTTGGGCGCCGAGCCGGAGAGCGGCGGCTTCGCGGCGGAGGCCACGCACTTCACCGGGCAGCTGTTCCTGCCGGACGAGCTGGTCGCCGAGGTGTACGAACTGGAGCCGTACGCCCAGCACATCGGTGACGGTCCGGCGACGCTGGCCCGCGACATCGTGTACGCCGGCGGCGGGGAGCGGGACGGCCTGCTGTCCCCGGAGCGGGTCGGCACCCGCGGTCTGACCGAGGGCTGTTCCGCGGCGTTCACCCTGGCCGTCCCGGCGGAACGCGCCAGGGCCGCCGCCCGCGCGGCGTCCGCCGCCCGCGCCGCCTGACCGGTGAGCGCGCGGCCCGCCGGGGGGCGGGCCGCGCGCTCACCGGGGCCCACAGGCGGGCCGGGCGGGCGCCGTCAGCCCGCGTACGGGGCCTGGACGTCGAGGACCCACGTGACGCCGAAGCGGTCGGTGAGGATGCCGAAGCCGGGGCTCCAGGGCGAGGCGGCGAGGGGCTCGACGATGTCGGCCCCGTCGGACAGCGCCTTCCAGTAGCCGGTGACCTCGTCGAGGGTCTCGCCCCGCACGGACTGGAAGAAGGTGCGGTCGGTGAGGGTCATGCCGTTCTCCCGGCGGGTGGACCCGGCGACCGCGGCGGGGTCGGCGTCGTCCGTGCCGGGGATGTCGTAGGCCATGACACGGAACCCGTCCTCGTTCTCGACCTGGCCGAACACCACCTTGCCGGCACCGGGCGCGTCCTTCGGCGCGCCGAGGTCACCGTACGTCACGAGGGTGAGCCGTCCGCCGAACACGCTCTGGTAGAACTCCAGGGCCTGCCCGGCGGTGCCGCGGAAGTTGAGGTGGGTGGTGGTCCTGATGGTCATGGGGGTGTCCTTCTCCTGAGGGTTCCTCGGCGGCCTGTTCGCCGCGGGATCCACCCTCGCGGCAGTAGAGGACAGCGGCGGTCCTCCACTTCGGGCACGATCGGGTGCATGGTCGGAAGTTCCTCCCGGATGCTGTCGTTGCTGTCGCTGTTGCAGACCCGGCGCGACTGGCCCGGCCAGACGCTGGCCGAGCGGCTGGCGGTGAGCCCGCGTACCGTGCGGCGCGACATCGGGCGGCTGCGCGAGCTCGGGTACCGGATCAGCGCAACGAAGGGCCCGGACGGGGGTTACCGCCTCGCCGCGGGATCGGAGCTGCCACCGTTGCTGTTCGACGACGACCAGGCCGTGGCGATCGCGGTCGCCCTGCGGAACGCCTCCGCGAGCGGGGTCGACATCGAGGAGGCCGCGGCGCGGGCGCTGGAGACCGTACGGCAGGTGATGCCCTCGCGTCTGCGCCACCGGATCGACGATGTCCGGTTCACCGGCTCCGAACCCGCCGCACGCGTGGACCCCGGGGTGCTCCGGACGGTGAGCGCCGCCGTGCGGCGGCGGCACGTCCTGCGCTTCGGCTACGGGGAGGCCGACGGTCCCGCGCGACGCGCCGAGCCGCACGCCGTGGTCGCCCGTGGCGGCCGGTGGTACCTCATCGCCTGGGACCTGGACCGCGACGACTGGCGCGTCTTCCGCCTGGACCGGGTGACCCCGCGTCTGCCGCAGGGCGGCCCCTTCACCCCCCGCCCGCTTCCGGCCCCGGACGCGCGGACCTTCCTGGCCGCGCGGTCCAAGGGGTCGGCCGCCGAGGACCGGTGGCCGTGCACCGGGGAGATCGTCATCTCCCTGCCGGCGAGCGAGGTCGCGCCGTGGATCGAGGACGGCGAGGTGGAGGAGCTGACCGAGCGGACGTGCCGCCTCACGGTGGGCTCGTGGTCATGGACCGCTCTGCTCGCGCTCGTGACCCGGTTCGACGCCCCCTTCACCGTCGTCGGGCCGAGCCCCCTGGCCGCCGCCGCCCGTACCCTGGCCGACCGGCTGCGGGCGGCGGCCACCGGCCCGCCGCCGGACGCGGACCCTCAGTCGTGATCCGCTCCGCAACAGGGGTGCGGATCCGGGGTCTCGAACGGCACATAGGTGCCGCCCAGGGCCGGCATCAGCCGCAGCAGCAGCCGCCCGCCCACCCATTCGGGGCGGACGTGGGAACGGGTGAGGAGCACCGTGTCCGGGTCGGCCGGGGTGCCGCCCAGCACCTCGGCGGCGTCGATCGCCGTGGTGGCGAGGAGTTCGGCGACGGTCAGCCGTTCGGGCAGACCCGCGGAGCCGGGAAAGCACACCGCCCGGCCGCCCGTACGGCCCGTGTGCTCGGCCGTGGCGAGCGCGGCGCCCGCGCCCGCCTCCGTACCGCACCGCACCCCCGCCGCGCCGGCCCGCGCGCCGAGCCGGTCCAGGACCCTCCCGGCGTCGGCGGCGGGCACCGCGAGCGACAGGGCCAGGCCCGGCCGCTCGCCCGGCGGGCGCACCCGGTGGGTGCAGGCGTACGCACCGGCCGGCAGCGGGAGCAAGCCGGCCAGCCGGTGCAGCACATGGTCGGCGGCGCGCAGGGTGGTGGTCTCCCGCCCGGCGTCGACGCCGATGACGTGGAACGTGCTCACGAAGGCAGCACCCAGATGGGGTTGGAGTAGAACCACAGGTCGCGCCACGGGTCGGCGTCGCCGACGACGTCCAGCGCCGGACCGTTCGGGTCGGTGGCGGCGCCGTGCAGGCCCACCTGCGAGCGGTTGCCGTCGGTGCCGCGCACCCGGACGTACACCGGGCGGTCGACCTTGCCCAGCTTGTGGGTGAGGGTGACGGAGCCGGTCGACTTGTTGACCTCGAAGGACTGGGCGACCTTGGTGCCGGGGGCACGGAAGCCGTCGCGGTCCTGCGCCGCGCCGGTGACCTCGCCCCGGATGACGTCGACCCGGGCCAGTTCGGGCACGAAGCCGGCCCAGTTGGCGCCGTTGGCCAGCGCGATCTCCAGCCGCAACTCCACGCTCGTACCGCGCTTGACCTGGAGGGTGCCGCCGAGGGTGGCGGAGCGGTTGCCGCCGCGCAGCTGGGCGTCGAGGCCGGAGATCAGCCCGCCGTGGTCCACCCAGACCCGGCCGTCGCGGATGCCTTCCATGACGGCGGCGTAGGAGAAGCCGGTGGCGCCGACGTGGGTGCGGCTGTACTGGCCGGGCCAGTAGTCGCCGGCGTCCAGGTTCAGGCCGCCGGAGTACACCGGGTCGCCGTGGAAGCCGTTCGCGTCGAAGTCCGTGTCGGAGGGGCGGGCGGCGGTGTCGGCGTAGTTGCTGTGCGAGTCGGAGTTGGCGCTGATCCACCAGGGCTTGCCCTCGGCGAGCAGGCTGTCCCACAGGCCGCCGACGGTGGCGGTCATCCAGTCGAAGCCGCCCCAGGTGCGGTAGCTCTCGGCCGGGTAGGCGGGGAAGGAGCCGGCGCCGGGGCTGGAGTCGTAGTAGCCGCGGCCCGAGCCGGGGCCGCCCGGCTTGGCGATGCCGGCGGCCTGGTGGCCGGGGGCGCCCTCCATGCCGACCGCGATGCCGGGCTGCGCGTCGCGCCAGGCGCGGATCTCGTGCGGGGAGTCGATGCCCTTGCGGGAGGGGTGGTTGGCGAGCATGAGCGCGGCCTTGACCTTCTTGCGCTGGACCTGCTCGGCGAGGAAGTTCAGGCCGGAGATGGCCAGGGCCTCGTTCTGCGGGGTGTCGGCGGTGGCGCCCTTGACGGCACCGTCGTAGCCGGTCTCGAACTGCTTGAGGACGTCGACCTCGTTCTTGCCGGGGTGGACGAAGACGGTCGCGTGCTCGGCGGCGGGGATGTTCCACTCCAGGCCCTGGAAGACGAGGGTGTCCTGGTAGCGCTCCCGGGCGGCCTTGATGTCCGGGTTGACCTTCTCCACGCCGATCCGGGAGTGGTTGGTGCTGCCGTGGTCGGTGATGACCATCCAGTCCAGGCCGTGGCGCGCGCCGTTGCGGACCTGGTCGGAGACCCGGTACAGGCCGTCGGAGCTGTACTGGGTGTGGATGTGGTGGTCCCCGGCCAGCCACAGCATCCGGCCGTTGCCATTGCCGTTGCCCCGGCCGTTGTTGCCGGTGGGGCGGGTGCCGGGGGCGGCGGCCGCCGCCTCGAAGGCGGAGGACCCCAGCACGCCCGCGCCGGCGATCCCGGCGCCCAGCAGTCCGGCGCGGCGCAGCATGGAGCGCCGGGAGAGCTGATCGGGGCTCAGCTCGCTGTCCGGGATCTCCGTGTCCATGGCGGCCGGTAGCGCCCGGGGTTCCCCGTCGTGCTCGTGGTCGTGCCTGTGACCGTGTTCGTGGTCATGACCGTGCGGGTGGTGGTGTCCGTGCCCCATGGGATCGCTCCTGTGTCCACGCGTTGTCGCTGCCGCAGGAACTCTGAGAGTGGCAGGTGAACACGAACCCGTATCGACGCCACGTGGAGAAGAACAAAGGAGAAGAATGTCAGGGAATCACCGACGGAATCGGCGAAGAAACCGGGCGAAGAAACCGGCGAGGGGATCGGCGGCGGACGAGGGGCGGCGGGCACGGTCCCGCCCGTTCCGCCGCCCCGACCCGACCCGGTCAGCGACCCTCGGAAGGCACCTGTCGGCCGTGTTCCGGCCCGGCCGGCTCCGCGGACTCACCCGCGCTCACGGCGGTCCCGCCGGCCAGCACCAGCAGCCCGGCGGCCAGCACTCCGGCCCCCACCGCGGCCAGATTGCGGCGTCCGGTGGGCCTGCGGTGCCTGCTGCGGCTCATGGGGTCCTCTCGTGTACCGAACCGTCCTGTACACCTCAACCTAGAAAGCGCTTGTTCACTCCGTCAATCCCCGCCCCGGGCCGGTTCGGTGGACGTCCTGTGGTGGTTCACGGGGGGCTCACAGATCGCGCCGGTGGACCGGCGGCCCGTTGTGCGTGCGGGCGTTGCCGGCCGGTGACCCGCCGCTCATCCGATCCGGGCTGCGGGTGCTGATCGCCGACACGGCCGGGCTCCAGGTGGTGGGCGAGGCCGGGACCGGCGCGGAGGCGGTCGCGCCGGCGGCCGAACTGTGCCCCGATGTGGTGGTGATGGACGTCCGGATGTCCGGCATGGACGGCGTCGCGGCCACCCGGATCATCACGGCGGGCGGCGTGGGCCCGCCGGGTCCGCACCCGCGCCGCATATGCCTATGTCCCGTTCCACGCGCTCCTCCCCCATCTGCGGCTTGCACGGCATATGGGACGGGTAGGGCTCTTGGCCGGAATCGCCGCCCCCACCCGAAGAGGTTCGACCGTGCCCATGGGACCGCTCGCCGACGCGCTGATCCGGGTGCCCCGGCACGCGTTCATTCCGACCGCGGCCTGGGCCAAGCCCGCGGCGGGCGACGGGTACTGGATCGACCGGGAGCGGGATCCCGACCTGTGGTGGACGGCGGTGTGCTCCGACACCGTGGTCTTCACCCAACTGGACGACGGGGCGACCGAGCTGACGGCGCGGAACGCGGCCCGTACCTTCGCGCCCACCTGCTCGGCGTCCAGCCCGCTGCTGATCACCGCCTTTCTGCGGCACCTCGCGCCCGCGCCCGGCGACCGGGTGCTGGAGGTGGGGACCGGCACCGGCTGGACGGCCGCGCTGCTCGCGGACCTCACCGGAGACCCCGGGCGGGTGACGACCGTCGAGATCGACGCCGCGCTGGCGGCCGTCGCCGAGCGCAATCTGCGCGCGGCGGGACCGGTGCCGCGTCTGGTGGTCGGCGACGGCACCGCGGGGGCGCCGGAGCACGGGCCCTTCGACCGGCTGCACATCACCGCCGGGGTGCGGGAGATCCCGTACCCCTGGATCGAGCAGACCCGCCCCGGCGGCGTCATCGTGCTGCCCTACGCGCCTGTGATGCGGCTGCTGCGGCTGGTGGTCGGCGCGGACGGTTCGGCGCTGGGGACCTTCCACGAGGACTGCGCCTTCATGCCGCTGCGCTCCCAGCGCGGGACGGGACCGGGCACCCCGGCCGGCGACCCGGGGCCGCCCCGGACGCGCGCGCTGGACCGCGATCCGGCGCCGCTGCTCGATCCGGCGCCCGGGCTCCAGCTGCTGTTCGACGTCCTCCTCGGCGATCTGCCCTGGGAGGGCCGCGACGGGGAGCTGGTACTGGCCGGCGGCGCCTCCCGCGCCACGGTACGGGCGGGCGAGGTCACCCAGAGCGGGCCGCGCGATCTGTGGGACGAGGCGGAGCACGTGCACGCCGCATGGACCGACCGGGGCTGCCCGGGACCGGACCGGATGGGCCTGCGGCTCACCCGGGAGCGACAGTACGTATGGCTGGATGATCCCGCCTTCCCGGCGACGGACATCCTCACCGCGAGAGGGGATACGCACCATGGCTGACTGTGGATCGTGCGGGGGCCAGGGGTGGGTGTGGGTGCACTACGACGGCAAGCGCCGGAAGGAGAACTGCCCCATCTGCACCGGGAAGTGAGCCGGAGGCGGGTGGGACCGCCGGCGCCCGGGGATGGGCGGGCGGCGGCGGCCCCGGTCGGTGGGGGTGCGGGCCGGCGGCTACGGGGTCACGCGAGCCGGATGACGTTCCACGACAGCGGCTCCAGGGTGGCGCTCAGGGTGCCGTCGGTGAGCGTCGTGCCGGTGGCCGCGTGCGGGGCGACCCGCTCGGTGTTCTCCAGGGTGTTGCGCGCGTCGGGGTCCTCGTCCGAGAGCACCGAGTGCTCAACGACCCGGGTCAGGTCCAGGCCGTGCAGCACCGCCTCCAGCGGCAGCGCCCGGGTCTGGCTGCGGTTGACGGCGAAGATGGTGACCTCGCCGGTCTCGTCGTTCTTGACGGCCGTGGTGTGCAGCAGGTCGACCGTGCCGAACTGCTCCGTCTCGTACGTCGGGGAGTCCGGGCGCACGTCGAGCACCGTGCCGCGCCCGTACTTCGAGGCCGCCGCGAAGGGGAAGTAGGTGGTCTGCTTCCACGCCGGGCCGCCCGGCTCGGCCAGGATCGGGGCGATGACGTTGACCAGCTGCGCCAGACAGGCGACCTTCACCCGGTCCGCGTGCCGCAGCAGTGCGATGAGCAGCGAGCCGAAGACGACGGCGTCCACCACGCTGTAGTGGTTCTCCAGCAGGCGCGGCGCCTCGGCCCAGTCCTCCTGCGGCGGGTCGGTGTGGGCCGGCGCCTCGGGGTTCATGTACCAGACGTTCCACTCGTCGAAGGAGAGATTGATCTTCTTCTTCGACTTCAGCTTGGCGCCCACGTGGTCGCAGGTGGCGACGATCTTCTCGATGAAGGACTCGGTGTCCACGGCCGAGGCCAGGAAGGAGTCGCGGTCCCCGTTCCGCTCCTCGTAGTAGGCGTGCAGCGAGACGTGGTCCACCAGCTCGTAGGCGTGCTCCAGGACGGTGGCCTCCCACTGCGCGAAGGTGTCCATCCCGGAGTTGGAGCTGCCGCAGGCGACGAGTTCGACACTCGGGTCGATCTGCCGCATGGCGCGCGCCGTCTCGGCGGCCAGCCGCCCGTACTCCTCGGCCGTCTTGTGGCCGGTCTGCCAGGGTCCGTCCATCTCGTTGCCCAGGCACCACAGCTTGATGTCGAAGGGGTCCTTGTCGCCGTGCGCGGCGCGCAGGTCGGACAGGGCGGTGCCGGCCGGGTGGTTGGCGTACTCCTGGAGCTCCAGGGCCTCCGCGACCCCGCGCGTGCCCAGGTTGACGGCCATCATCGGGGTGCCGCCGACCTTGCGGACGAAGTCGATGAACTCGCTGAGCCCGAACTGGTTGGACTCGGTGGAGCGCCAGGCCAGGTCCAGACGGCGCGGCCGGTCCTCCTTGGGGCCGACGCTGTCCTCCCACTTGTAGCCGGAGACGAAGTTGCCGCCGGGGTAGCGGATGGCGGTGACGCCCAGTTCCCGGACCAGGTCCAGGACGTCGGTGCGCAGTCCGGCGGCGTCGGCGGCGGGGTGCCCGGGCTCGTAGATGCCGGTGTAGACGCAGCGTCCCAGGTGCTCCACGAAGGAGCCGAAGAGCCGCGGGTCCACCTCGGAGACGGCGAAGGCGGGGTCGAGGGTGAAACGGGCGGTCGTCTGCTGAGCACTCATGCGGGTCCCTGACTGACTGAACGGTGTTGTTCGATGGTGTTCGTTATTTCGTACATCGGTCGCAGCTTCGAACAAAAAGAAAATCTAAGGCGGGATGGAGCCGGCGTCAACGGGGTCCCGCCGACCGCGCCGGCCACTGGCCAGTAGTCGATATACCGAACGGAGATCGCATCTGCGAACGTGCGCCGCAACGCACCGCACCGGAGAACCGCCGCGGCACAGGGTCAACCGCCCGGGAGCACGAAGCCGGAATCCCGCCCACGGCCGCGCACAACGGAGCCCGGGCGCAACGCCGTCGGCGTCCCACCCGGGCTCCGGCACGCGCCGTCGGCGCCGGCCCCGACCGCGCGCCTACAGGCGCACCAGCATCTTCCCGGTGTTCTCGCCGCGCAGCATCCCCAGGAACGCGTCCAGCGTGTGCTCGACGCCGTCCACCACGGTCTCCTCGTACTTCAGCTCACCCGACCGCACCCACGCGCCCGCCTGCTCGACGAAACGCTCGCGCAGACCCTGGTGATCGCCCACCAGCATTCCCTCGATCCGCAGCCGCTTGCCGATGACCTGGCTCAGGTTGCGCGGGGCGGCGGGCGGCTCGGTGGCGTTGTAGAGCGAGATCATTCCGCAGATCACCGCCCGGCCGTGGACGTGGAACGCGTCGATCGCCGCCTCCAGGTGCTCCCCGCCCACATTGTCGAAGTAGACGTCGATGCCGTCCGGGGCCGCCTCCCGCAGCTGCTCGGTGACCGGCGCCGGGTCCTTGTAGTTGAACGCCGCGTCGAACCCCAGGTCCTCGGTCAGCCAGCGCACCTTCTCCGCCGAGCCGGCGCTGCCGACCACCCGGCCCGCGCCCAGCAGCCGGGCCAACTGCCCCACTTCGCTGCCCACCGCGCCCGCCGCGCCGGAGACGAAGACCGTGTCGCCCTCCGTCAGCCGGGCCACCGCCACCAGCCCGGCGTACGCGGTCAGGCCGGTCATCCCCAGCACCCCCAGATAGGTGCTGAGCGGGGCGTCACGCTCCGAGACCCGCCCGGCCCGCGCCGCGTCCACCACCGCGTGCGAACGCCAGCCCAGGCCGTGCAGCACATGGTCGCCGGGCGCGAACCCGGTGACCCCCTCCCCCACCGCCAGCACCTCGCCGACCGCGCCGCCCTCCATCGGCTCCTCCAGCCGGTAGGGCGGCACGTACGAGGGCACGTCGTTCATCCGGCCGCGCATGTAGGGGTCGACGGACAGGTAGACGTTGCGTACCAGCAGCCGGCCCGGGCCCGGCGCCTCCAGCGGGATCTCGCGCAGCGCGAAGTCCGAGGAAGTGGGGACACCATGCGGGCGGGCGACCAGATGCCAGGCGAGAGCGGTGCTCGGCAGGGACACGGAGAACCTCCGGGTGGGGGGGACGGCTCAGGAGCGCCGCGGCACGGTGCGCACCGCGGCTCCCTGGTCAACCTTCCCCCCGGCAGGGACATTCCGCACCAGCGGAAGCGCTCCGGCTCAGCCCGCGAACGCCGGCTGCGGCAGCCCGCTGCCCGCGCCCGGCAGCACCAGGACCGAACCCGCCAGCGGCTCGGCCGCCGGATCGGTGCCGGTGGCGGCGGTGGTGATGTACAGGTCCGTCAGGTCCGCGCCGCCGAACGCGCAGGCGGTGGGCTGCGAGACCGGCACCGGGACCGTACGGTCGAGTTCGCCCGCCGGGGTGTAGCGGAGCACCGCCCCGCCGCCCCAGAACGCCACCCACACACAGCCGTCGGCGTCCACCGTCAGCCCGTCCGGGTCGCCCGGCATCGCACTGGTGTCCACCAGCGGGGCCCGGCGCACCTCGCCGTCGTCGGAGAAGGTGAGGATGTCGATCCGCTTGGTGGGGCTGTCGACGTAGTACGCCCGGCCACCGTCCGGGCTCCAGCCCAGACCGTTGCTCACGGTGACCTCGGGGAGGAGGGTGTGCACGGTGCCGTCCGCGTCCACCCGGATGAGCGTGCCGCCGCCGGTGGCCTGGTCGTAGCGCATGCTGCCGGCCCACAGCGAGCCGTCGGGCGCGACCGCCGCGTCGTTGGCGCGGCGGCCCGGCACGACCTCGCGGTGCAGCCAGCGGAAGCCGGTGCCGTCCGGCTCGTACAGGCCGATGCCGTCCCGCAGATTGACCACCAGACCGCCGCCGGCCCGGGGTTTGGCGGCGCCGACGTGCTGCTCGACCGGCAGGACGGTGTTCGTGCCGCCCGCCGGGTCGTGGGAGTGGACGCGGGAGCCCAGGATGTCCACCCAGATCAGCCGCCCGGCCGCCGGGTCCCAGGTCGGGCCCTCGCCCAGCTCCGCCCGCGCCCGTATCGCGATGTCGAGTCCCTGCCCAAGGTGCTGTGCCACGCGAACCCTCTCCCTGAAGTGTGCGGTCAGTCCCGGTTGCCGGTGTGATGCCCGAGCCGCTCGGACAGATCGGCCGCGCCGCGCGCGGCCAGCTCCGCCAGTTCCCGCTGCCGTTCCTCGCTCCAGCGGATCATCGGCACCGAGACGGACAGCGCCGCCACCACCCGGCCGGCCCGGTCCCGTACGGGGGCGGCCACACAGCTCACATCGGGGTTGGACTCGCGCTGCTCGTAGGCGATGCCCCGCTCCCGCACCCGCGCCAGCTCGGCGCGCAGCTCCTCGGGGGAGGTGAGGGAGTTGGGGGTCATGGCGGTGAGCCGGGCGGGGAGCCGGGCGGCCAGGTCCTCGGGCGGCAGGGTGGAGAGCAGCATCTTGCCGACGGCCGTGCAGTGCGCGGGCAGTCGGCGGCCGGTGGCGGAGACCATCCGTACGGCGTGGGTGCTGTCGACCTTGGCGATGTAGATGACGTCGGCGTCCTCCAGGACGGCGACGTGCACGGTCTCCCCGCAGGTCTCGGCGATGGCGCGGGCGACCTGCTGGCCCTCGGCGGCGAGATCGAGCTGCTCGGCGTAGCGGCTGCCGAGCTGGTACGTGCGCACCCCGAGGCGGTAGCGGCCCGGCTGCTCGGGGACCGGGACGAGATAGGAGCGTGCTGCCAGCGTGGTGACCAGCTCGTGGACGGTGGTGCGCGGGAGCTGGAGCCTGCGGGTGATCTCGGGCGCGGAGAGCGTGCCGTCCCCGTCGAGGAACAGCTCCAATATGTCCAACGCACGGCTGACCGCCGGTACGCGACGCCCCATGACCGCGGCCTCCGCTCGCTCACTGTTCGGCATGCCGGTCAGATGCCGGAATGTCGAACAGCACGCTACCGAGCCGGGCCCTTCCCCGGCAAGAGGCGGCGGCCGGGTGGCGACGGGGGCCGGGCTCCCTCCGCTCAGGCGACCTCTTCCTCCGCGGCTGCGGAGCGGCGCACCTCGCGCAGCTTCTCCGCGACCGGGTCGGGCAGCTTGTCGCCGGCCCGGTCCACAACGGCGCCCGCCGCCATCGCCGCCGCCTGACGCCCGGTCTGGTTGGCGGTGTCCATGCCGTTGCGCACGGCGGGCCGGTCGAGGAACCGGCGGGCGGCGTCCGCCAGCTGGTCATACCGCTCGCGCCCGGCCCGGGCACCGAGCACGTAGCCGACCGCCGCACCTGCGACGAAGATGAGCTTGCGCATGGGGATGCGTCCTTTCTCGTACGGACTGTCCGTCGTACTTATGGGCGCCCCGGTCACCGATTTCGAAGCACCGCCTCACATGCGCTAATGTATTGCCCGCAGCGAGGGAACGCTTCCGCAGAACAACGGGAGGCAGACCCGAGCGGCGCAGTCCCCTGTAGCTCAATTGGCAGAGCAGCCGGCTGTTAACCGGCAGGTTACTGGTTCGAGTCCAGTCGGGGGAGCATCACTCGAAGGGCCCCGTTCAGGGGCCCTTCGGCGTTCTCCATGCATCACCGCCCGCTGACCGGGAACCGATCAACCCATGACCGCCGTCGTAGCCTCCGTAC
It contains:
- a CDS encoding VOC family protein → MTIRTTTHLNFRGTAGQALEFYQSVFGGRLTLVTYGDLGAPKDAPGAGKVVFGQVENEDGFRVMAYDIPGTDDADPAAVAGSTRRENGMTLTDRTFFQSVRGETLDEVTGYWKALSDGADIVEPLAASPWSPGFGILTDRFGVTWVLDVQAPYAG
- a CDS encoding dioxygenase family protein — protein: MTDYRLSRRRILTIGGLGAAGFVLAGHCPASAATGAATPVHPTASATGDTTAGSWYELTTHRSDGPYTLTAAQNRQDITDGKQGVPLALDLTVRDSGGSGAALPGTAVEVWHCDAWGYYSGYTDANPGGEVRAEREDRSGADPDSFLRGYQVTDREGRVAFRTIVPGWYAPRAPHIHVRVHLGAEPESGGFAAEATHFTGQLFLPDELVAEVYELEPYAQHIGDGPATLARDIVYAGGGERDGLLSPERVGTRGLTEGCSAAFTLAVPAERARAAARAASAARAA
- a CDS encoding arabinosylfuranosidase ArfA, with the translated sequence MSAQQTTARFTLDPAFAVSEVDPRLFGSFVEHLGRCVYTGIYEPGHPAADAAGLRTDVLDLVRELGVTAIRYPGGNFVSGYKWEDSVGPKEDRPRRLDLAWRSTESNQFGLSEFIDFVRKVGGTPMMAVNLGTRGVAEALELQEYANHPAGTALSDLRAAHGDKDPFDIKLWCLGNEMDGPWQTGHKTAEEYGRLAAETARAMRQIDPSVELVACGSSNSGMDTFAQWEATVLEHAYELVDHVSLHAYYEERNGDRDSFLASAVDTESFIEKIVATCDHVGAKLKSKKKINLSFDEWNVWYMNPEAPAHTDPPQEDWAEAPRLLENHYSVVDAVVFGSLLIALLRHADRVKVACLAQLVNVIAPILAEPGGPAWKQTTYFPFAAASKYGRGTVLDVRPDSPTYETEQFGTVDLLHTTAVKNDETGEVTIFAVNRSQTRALPLEAVLHGLDLTRVVEHSVLSDEDPDARNTLENTERVAPHAATGTTLTDGTLSATLEPLSWNVIRLA
- a CDS encoding helix-turn-helix transcriptional regulator, encoding MVGSSSRMLSLLSLLQTRRDWPGQTLAERLAVSPRTVRRDIGRLRELGYRISATKGPDGGYRLAAGSELPPLLFDDDQAVAIAVALRNASASGVDIEEAAARALETVRQVMPSRLRHRIDDVRFTGSEPAARVDPGVLRTVSAAVRRRHVLRFGYGEADGPARRAEPHAVVARGGRWYLIAWDLDRDDWRVFRLDRVTPRLPQGGPFTPRPLPAPDARTFLAARSKGSAAEDRWPCTGEIVISLPASEVAPWIEDGEVEELTERTCRLTVGSWSWTALLALVTRFDAPFTVVGPSPLAAAARTLADRLRAAATGPPPDADPQS
- a CDS encoding NADP-dependent oxidoreductase, giving the protein MSLPSTALAWHLVARPHGVPTSSDFALREIPLEAPGPGRLLVRNVYLSVDPYMRGRMNDVPSYVPPYRLEEPMEGGAVGEVLAVGEGVTGFAPGDHVLHGLGWRSHAVVDAARAGRVSERDAPLSTYLGVLGMTGLTAYAGLVAVARLTEGDTVFVSGAAGAVGSEVGQLARLLGAGRVVGSAGSAEKVRWLTEDLGFDAAFNYKDPAPVTEQLREAAPDGIDVYFDNVGGEHLEAAIDAFHVHGRAVICGMISLYNATEPPAAPRNLSQVIGKRLRIEGMLVGDHQGLRERFVEQAGAWVRSGELKYEETVVDGVEHTLDAFLGMLRGENTGKMLVRL
- a CDS encoding PHP domain-containing protein, whose amino-acid sequence is MGHGHHHPHGHDHEHGHRHDHEHDGEPRALPAAMDTEIPDSELSPDQLSRRSMLRRAGLLGAGIAGAGVLGSSAFEAAAAAPGTRPTGNNGRGNGNGNGRMLWLAGDHHIHTQYSSDGLYRVSDQVRNGARHGLDWMVITDHGSTNHSRIGVEKVNPDIKAARERYQDTLVFQGLEWNIPAAEHATVFVHPGKNEVDVLKQFETGYDGAVKGATADTPQNEALAISGLNFLAEQVQRKKVKAALMLANHPSRKGIDSPHEIRAWRDAQPGIAVGMEGAPGHQAAGIAKPGGPGSGRGYYDSSPGAGSFPAYPAESYRTWGGFDWMTATVGGLWDSLLAEGKPWWISANSDSHSNYADTAARPSDTDFDANGFHGDPVYSGGLNLDAGDYWPGQYSRTHVGATGFSYAAVMEGIRDGRVWVDHGGLISGLDAQLRGGNRSATLGGTLQVKRGTSVELRLEIALANGANWAGFVPELARVDVIRGEVTGAAQDRDGFRAPGTKVAQSFEVNKSTGSVTLTHKLGKVDRPVYVRVRGTDGNRSQVGLHGAATDPNGPALDVVGDADPWRDLWFYSNPIWVLPS
- a CDS encoding protein-L-isoaspartate O-methyltransferase family protein, with the protein product MGPLADALIRVPRHAFIPTAAWAKPAAGDGYWIDRERDPDLWWTAVCSDTVVFTQLDDGATELTARNAARTFAPTCSASSPLLITAFLRHLAPAPGDRVLEVGTGTGWTAALLADLTGDPGRVTTVEIDAALAAVAERNLRAAGPVPRLVVGDGTAGAPEHGPFDRLHITAGVREIPYPWIEQTRPGGVIVLPYAPVMRLLRLVVGADGSALGTFHEDCAFMPLRSQRGTGPGTPAGDPGPPRTRALDRDPAPLLDPAPGLQLLFDVLLGDLPWEGRDGELVLAGGASRATVRAGEVTQSGPRDLWDEAEHVHAAWTDRGCPGPDRMGLRLTRERQYVWLDDPAFPATDILTARGDTHHG